A portion of the Nitrospirota bacterium genome contains these proteins:
- a CDS encoding sensor domain-containing diguanylate cyclase produces the protein MNTLTQSLRAHSNVDDAHLPEELSKAFRSEQDRIDRLSSLIKVTALVNSSLDERHVLNSILEHATQVTHAEASSIILKGEDGHSLYFLAATGEKADEVKDIKLQIGEGIAGWVVQHGVPVLSPDVDKDPRFSPRVASSVNFTSRNIACAPMKVKARIIGAIEVLNRKDGPTFSDDDLEILEAFANQAALAIENARLFKLAITDELTGLYSHRYFKDYLRLELHKAKRLRRPLAVVLMDIDNFKSFNDTYGHSVGDEVLRGVSNILRKSLRDTDVIARYGGEEIAVILTELNASQSLLVSNRLREQIEAYNIARDGKKMGVTVSVGLSMYPESADNETDLFDRADAALYQAKRSGKNCVKVASV, from the coding sequence ATGAACACGCTCACGCAGAGTCTCCGCGCCCACTCCAACGTGGACGATGCCCACCTTCCCGAGGAGCTCTCCAAAGCCTTCCGCTCCGAACAGGATCGCATTGACAGACTGTCATCTCTCATCAAGGTCACCGCGCTCGTCAACTCCTCCCTCGACGAACGGCACGTGCTCAACTCCATTCTCGAACACGCCACGCAGGTGACCCACGCCGAGGCCAGCTCCATCATCCTCAAGGGCGAGGACGGCCACAGCCTCTATTTTCTCGCTGCTACCGGCGAGAAAGCGGACGAAGTAAAAGACATCAAACTGCAAATCGGTGAAGGGATTGCCGGCTGGGTCGTTCAACACGGCGTCCCCGTGCTTTCCCCGGATGTCGACAAAGACCCGCGCTTCTCCCCGCGCGTCGCCTCATCGGTGAACTTCACCAGCCGCAACATCGCCTGCGCCCCCATGAAGGTGAAGGCCCGCATCATCGGCGCCATCGAAGTCCTCAATCGGAAGGACGGTCCCACGTTCTCGGACGACGACCTGGAGATCCTCGAAGCCTTCGCCAATCAGGCCGCCCTCGCGATCGAGAATGCGCGGCTGTTCAAACTGGCCATCACCGATGAGCTGACCGGCCTCTACTCGCACCGCTATTTCAAGGATTACCTCCGGCTCGAACTCCATAAAGCGAAACGTCTCCGCCGTCCCCTGGCCGTGGTGCTCATGGACATCGACAACTTCAAGTCCTTCAACGATACCTACGGCCACTCCGTGGGCGACGAGGTCCTCCGCGGCGTTTCGAACATCTTGCGAAAAAGCTTGCGCGACACGGACGTGATCGCGCGCTACGGCGGGGAAGAGATCGCCGTGATCCTCACGGAGCTGAACGCGTCGCAATCCCTGCTCGTCTCGAACCGGCTCCGAGAACAAATCGAGGCATACAACATCGCTCGGGATGGGAAAAAAATGGGCGTGACCGTGAGCGTCGGACTCTCGATGTACCCGGAGTCGGCGGACAACGAAACGGATCTGTTCGACCGGGCCGACGCCGCGCTCTATCAAGCCAAACGCTCTGGAAAGAACTGTGTCAAAGTCGCCTCCGTCTGA